A window of Papilio machaon chromosome 1, ilPapMach1.1, whole genome shotgun sequence contains these coding sequences:
- the LOC106712166 gene encoding homeotic protein spalt-major isoform X1: protein MIQFATVKFAIHQKVSTKIRPRRGESSGSCSEEEINNVLPEEARHQPEAHMCPRCQEQFENLHEFLYHKRLCDEKAIQMGEERMHSDPEEMVVSGDEEMDGPNKRLEQVRRHRQDAENNNSLDDGEAEVPEADVPPVGLPFPVAGHVTLEALQNTKVAVAQFAATAMANNADNEAALHELAVLQSTLFTLQHQQVFQLQLIRQLQNQLSLTRRKDEQRPSPPPHEPEPAAPAPPAPSPSPPRPPREPSPVPTPPTSQTLPSTHGHLTPRPEPITVPKLPTSSPPMMTHPPYSSISSSLASSIITNNDPPPSLNEPNTLEMLQKRAQEVLDNASQGLLANNLADELAFRKSGKMSPYDGKSGGRNEPFFKHRCRYCGKVFGSDSALQIHIRSHTGERPFKCNVCGSRFTTKGNLKVHFQRHTAKFPHVKMNPNPIPEHLDKYHPPLLAQLSPGPIPGMPPHPLQFPPGAPAPFPPSLPLYRPPHHDLLPPRPLGDKPLPPHPLFAMREEQDAPADLSKPSASSPPRAPDIFKSEPQDDDCQRESSYEDNDRVTPKREPEETDAGQDPEQDRYPSTSPYDDCSMDSKYSNEDQIGRESPHVKPDPDQPENLSSSESGRSARASPPSPSPSASPSSLSLSQSLCSPRAAQRSPPASPHDHLAHTAHPAHPTPLAALGALGGSPFSPLGLAFPPAVRGNTTCNICYKTFACNSALEIHYRSHTKERPFKCTVCDRGFSTKSSGGGCQCGRRARLPRPPHATALDLWNAFVYPGNMKQHMLTHKIRDMPPGFDKGGNGPAGLNEDTRDPSPDRRSSPDKMDLKRSPPAHPPPPMTHAPPIDMPPLPKRPTVSSTPTHPPSSASSKHLCGVCRKNFSSSSALQIHMRTHTGDKPFRCAVCQKAFTTKGNLKVHMGTHMWSGGASRRGRRMSLELPPRPLAEPHDLLRRPDLFYPYLHAPFLNGMQQKLNEISVIQQSAGQNGVAGKFPGLLGFGAFGGGRPGAASPLERPPSLEGGDERQAAMRELAERGRELAERSRQMRDDSDHYRSPGAHAPLQPPTAQPSPPAPHHPHPHPLASLPPPARTEGLTV from the exons GTGAAAGCTCCGGCTCTTGTTCAGAGGAGGAAATAAACAATGTCTTACCCGAGGAGGCGAGACATCAACCCGAAGCACACATGTGTCCGCGCTGTCAGGAACAATTCGAAAATCTTCACGAATTTCTGTATCACAAAAGACTTTGCGATGAGAAGGCAATTCAAATGGGCGAAGAGAGAATGCACTCCGACCCCGAAGAAATGGTCGTTTCGGGCGATGAGGAGATGGACGGGCCCAATAAACGGTTAGAGCAAGTACGGAGGCATCGCCAAGACGctgaaaataataacagcCTTGATGACGGTGAAGCGGAAGTACCGGAAGCCGACGTTCCGCCCGTGGGATTGCCTTTCCCAGTAGCCGGCCACGTGACGCTCGAAGCCTTACAGAACACGAAAGTAGCCGTTGCTCAATTCGCCGCGACTGCGATGGCAAACAACGCAGATAATGAAGCAGCATTGCATGAGCTCGCCGTTCTGCAGAGTACGTTGTTTACACTGCAGCATCAACAAGTGTTTCAGCTGCAACTGATACGGCAGCTACAAAACCAACTGTCACTAACTCGACGAAAAGATGAGCAGCGCCCGAGCCCTCCGCCCCACGAGCCTGAGCCCGCCGCGCCTGCGCCGCCGGCGCCGTCGCCGTCGCCGCCGCGTCCGCCGCGGGAGCCCTCCCCCGTACCCACTCCCCCTACGAGCCAAACCTTGCCGTCGACCCACGGTCACCTCACGCCCAGACCGGAACCGATCACCGTCCCCAAGCTCCCGACCTCGTCGCCGCCCATGATGACTCACCCGCCCTATAGCTCCATATCGTCATCGTTAGCGTCTTCGATCATTACAAACAACGACCCACCGCCATCCTTAAATGAGCCTAATACTCTCGAAATGCTACAAAAGCGAGCACAAGAAGTTCTCGATAACGCATCTCAAGGACTGCTGGCCAACAACCTCGCCGATGAGCTCGCTTTCCGTAAATCCGGAAAGATGTCGCCGTACGACGGAAAGTCTGGAGGGCGAAACGAACCTTTCTTCAAACATCGATGCCGGTACTGCGGGAAGGTTTTCGGCAGTGATTCTGCACTGCAAATCCACATTCGATCACATACAGGTGAAAGACCATTTAAGTGTAACGTTTGTGGATCTCGATTTACAACCAAAGGCAATTTAAAAGTTCATTTCCAAAGACACACTGCGAAATTTCCGCATGTGAAAATGAATCCTAATCCGATACCGGAACATTTGGATAAGTACCATCCGCCGCTATTAGCACAGCTGTCGCCGGGGCCGATTCCTGGAATGCCACCCCATCCACTTCAATTCCCTCCGGGTGCGCCAGCGCCTTTTCCGCCAAGCTTGCCGTTATATAGACCACCGCACCACGACTTACTGCCACCGCGCCCGCTCGGCGACAAACCTCTACCCCCGCATCCACTGTTCGCGATGCGAGAAGAACAAGACGCTCCGGCTGATCTCAGCAAACCGTCAGCGTCGAGCCCACCCCGCGCGCCCGACATATTTAAATCGGAACCGCAAGACGACGACTGCCAGCGCGAGTCGAGTTACGAGGACAACGATCGCGTGACCCCAAAGCGAGAACCTGAAGAAACTGACGCCGGTCAAGATCCTGAACAAGACCGATACCCATCGACGTCCCCGTATGATGATTGCAGCATGGACTCAAAGTACAGCAACGAAGACCAGATCGGCAGGGAAAGCCCGCACGTCAAGCCCGATCCAGATCAACCGGAAAATCTCTCAA GTTCGGAGAGTGGTCGCAGCGCGCGCGCGTCGCCGCCTTCGCCTTCGCCCTCGGCCTCGCCGTCGTCGCTGTCGCTGTCGCAGTCGCTGTGCTCGCCGCGGGCCGCGCAGCGCTCGCCGCCGGCCTCGCCGCATGACCACCTCGCGCACACCGCGCACCCCGCGCACCCTACGCCCCTCGCCGCGCTCGGAGCTCTCGGTGGATCGCCCTTCAGCCCGCTCGGCCTCGCGTTCCCTCCCGCAG TGCGCGGCAACACGACGTGTAACATCTGCTACAAGACATTCGCCTGCAACTCCGCGCTCGAGATCCATTACCGCAGCCACACCAAAGAGCGACCCTTTAAGTGCACCGTCTGCGACCGAGGATTCTCCACAAAG AGCAGTGGCGGCGGTTGCCAGTGCGGACGGCGCGCGCGCCTCCCCCGCCCACCGCACGCCACTGCTTTGGACCTCTGGAACGCCTTCGTCTACCCG GGCAACATGAAGCAACACATGCTGACGCACAAAATTCGGGACATGCCACCCGGCTTCGACAAAGGCGGCAACGGACCCGCGGGACTTAATGAGGACACTCGGGACCCCAGTCCGGACAGACGCTCGTCGCCCGACAAGATGGACCTCAAGAGATCCCCGCCCGCGCACCCGCCACCGCCCATGACGCACGCTCCGCCCATCGACATGCCTCCGCTGCCCAAACGGCCTACGG TATCGAGCACGCCAACACACCCGCCGTCATCCGCTTCGTCGAAACACCTGTGTGGCGTGTGCCGCAAGAACTTCTCGTCGTCGTCCGCGCTACAGATACATATGCGTACGCACACCGGCGATAAGCCCTTCCGCTGCGCCGTCTGCCAGAAGGCCTTCACAACCAAAGGAAATCTTAAG GTGCACATGGGAACGCACATGTGGAGCGGCGGAGCGTCGCGGCGCGGCCGGCGTATGTCGCTGGAGCTGCCGCCGCGCCCGCTGGCTGAGCCGCACGACCTGCTTCGCCGTCCCGACCTCTTCTACCCTTACCTGCACGCGCCCTTCCTTAACGGCATGCAGCAGAAG CTGAACGAGATATCAGTGATCCAGCAGAGCGCAGGGCAGAACGGCGTCGCCGGCAAGTTCCCCGGGTTGCTCGGGTTCGGCGCATTTGGCGGCGGGCGGCCCGGCGCCGCATCCCCGCTCGAGAGGCCGCCCTCGCTGGAAGGCGGCGACGAGCGGCAGGCGGCTATGCGCGAGTTGGCGGAGCGCGGCCGCGAGCTCGCCGAGCGCAGTCGGCAAATGCGCGACGACAGCGACCACTACCGCTCGCCGGGTGCGCATGCGCCGCTGCAGCCGCCCACCGCGCAGCCCTCGCCGCCCGCGCCGCATcacccgcacccgcacccACTCGCCTCCTTGCCGCCGCCCGCGCGTACTGAAGGACTCACCGTATAA
- the LOC106712166 gene encoding homeotic protein spalt-major isoform X2: MPRIKPATVRRVSIGESSGSCSEEEINNVLPEEARHQPEAHMCPRCQEQFENLHEFLYHKRLCDEKAIQMGEERMHSDPEEMVVSGDEEMDGPNKRLEQVRRHRQDAENNNSLDDGEAEVPEADVPPVGLPFPVAGHVTLEALQNTKVAVAQFAATAMANNADNEAALHELAVLQSTLFTLQHQQVFQLQLIRQLQNQLSLTRRKDEQRPSPPPHEPEPAAPAPPAPSPSPPRPPREPSPVPTPPTSQTLPSTHGHLTPRPEPITVPKLPTSSPPMMTHPPYSSISSSLASSIITNNDPPPSLNEPNTLEMLQKRAQEVLDNASQGLLANNLADELAFRKSGKMSPYDGKSGGRNEPFFKHRCRYCGKVFGSDSALQIHIRSHTGERPFKCNVCGSRFTTKGNLKVHFQRHTAKFPHVKMNPNPIPEHLDKYHPPLLAQLSPGPIPGMPPHPLQFPPGAPAPFPPSLPLYRPPHHDLLPPRPLGDKPLPPHPLFAMREEQDAPADLSKPSASSPPRAPDIFKSEPQDDDCQRESSYEDNDRVTPKREPEETDAGQDPEQDRYPSTSPYDDCSMDSKYSNEDQIGRESPHVKPDPDQPENLSSSESGRSARASPPSPSPSASPSSLSLSQSLCSPRAAQRSPPASPHDHLAHTAHPAHPTPLAALGALGGSPFSPLGLAFPPAVRGNTTCNICYKTFACNSALEIHYRSHTKERPFKCTVCDRGFSTKSSGGGCQCGRRARLPRPPHATALDLWNAFVYPGNMKQHMLTHKIRDMPPGFDKGGNGPAGLNEDTRDPSPDRRSSPDKMDLKRSPPAHPPPPMTHAPPIDMPPLPKRPTVSSTPTHPPSSASSKHLCGVCRKNFSSSSALQIHMRTHTGDKPFRCAVCQKAFTTKGNLKVHMGTHMWSGGASRRGRRMSLELPPRPLAEPHDLLRRPDLFYPYLHAPFLNGMQQKLNEISVIQQSAGQNGVAGKFPGLLGFGAFGGGRPGAASPLERPPSLEGGDERQAAMRELAERGRELAERSRQMRDDSDHYRSPGAHAPLQPPTAQPSPPAPHHPHPHPLASLPPPARTEGLTV, translated from the exons GTGAAAGCTCCGGCTCTTGTTCAGAGGAGGAAATAAACAATGTCTTACCCGAGGAGGCGAGACATCAACCCGAAGCACACATGTGTCCGCGCTGTCAGGAACAATTCGAAAATCTTCACGAATTTCTGTATCACAAAAGACTTTGCGATGAGAAGGCAATTCAAATGGGCGAAGAGAGAATGCACTCCGACCCCGAAGAAATGGTCGTTTCGGGCGATGAGGAGATGGACGGGCCCAATAAACGGTTAGAGCAAGTACGGAGGCATCGCCAAGACGctgaaaataataacagcCTTGATGACGGTGAAGCGGAAGTACCGGAAGCCGACGTTCCGCCCGTGGGATTGCCTTTCCCAGTAGCCGGCCACGTGACGCTCGAAGCCTTACAGAACACGAAAGTAGCCGTTGCTCAATTCGCCGCGACTGCGATGGCAAACAACGCAGATAATGAAGCAGCATTGCATGAGCTCGCCGTTCTGCAGAGTACGTTGTTTACACTGCAGCATCAACAAGTGTTTCAGCTGCAACTGATACGGCAGCTACAAAACCAACTGTCACTAACTCGACGAAAAGATGAGCAGCGCCCGAGCCCTCCGCCCCACGAGCCTGAGCCCGCCGCGCCTGCGCCGCCGGCGCCGTCGCCGTCGCCGCCGCGTCCGCCGCGGGAGCCCTCCCCCGTACCCACTCCCCCTACGAGCCAAACCTTGCCGTCGACCCACGGTCACCTCACGCCCAGACCGGAACCGATCACCGTCCCCAAGCTCCCGACCTCGTCGCCGCCCATGATGACTCACCCGCCCTATAGCTCCATATCGTCATCGTTAGCGTCTTCGATCATTACAAACAACGACCCACCGCCATCCTTAAATGAGCCTAATACTCTCGAAATGCTACAAAAGCGAGCACAAGAAGTTCTCGATAACGCATCTCAAGGACTGCTGGCCAACAACCTCGCCGATGAGCTCGCTTTCCGTAAATCCGGAAAGATGTCGCCGTACGACGGAAAGTCTGGAGGGCGAAACGAACCTTTCTTCAAACATCGATGCCGGTACTGCGGGAAGGTTTTCGGCAGTGATTCTGCACTGCAAATCCACATTCGATCACATACAGGTGAAAGACCATTTAAGTGTAACGTTTGTGGATCTCGATTTACAACCAAAGGCAATTTAAAAGTTCATTTCCAAAGACACACTGCGAAATTTCCGCATGTGAAAATGAATCCTAATCCGATACCGGAACATTTGGATAAGTACCATCCGCCGCTATTAGCACAGCTGTCGCCGGGGCCGATTCCTGGAATGCCACCCCATCCACTTCAATTCCCTCCGGGTGCGCCAGCGCCTTTTCCGCCAAGCTTGCCGTTATATAGACCACCGCACCACGACTTACTGCCACCGCGCCCGCTCGGCGACAAACCTCTACCCCCGCATCCACTGTTCGCGATGCGAGAAGAACAAGACGCTCCGGCTGATCTCAGCAAACCGTCAGCGTCGAGCCCACCCCGCGCGCCCGACATATTTAAATCGGAACCGCAAGACGACGACTGCCAGCGCGAGTCGAGTTACGAGGACAACGATCGCGTGACCCCAAAGCGAGAACCTGAAGAAACTGACGCCGGTCAAGATCCTGAACAAGACCGATACCCATCGACGTCCCCGTATGATGATTGCAGCATGGACTCAAAGTACAGCAACGAAGACCAGATCGGCAGGGAAAGCCCGCACGTCAAGCCCGATCCAGATCAACCGGAAAATCTCTCAA GTTCGGAGAGTGGTCGCAGCGCGCGCGCGTCGCCGCCTTCGCCTTCGCCCTCGGCCTCGCCGTCGTCGCTGTCGCTGTCGCAGTCGCTGTGCTCGCCGCGGGCCGCGCAGCGCTCGCCGCCGGCCTCGCCGCATGACCACCTCGCGCACACCGCGCACCCCGCGCACCCTACGCCCCTCGCCGCGCTCGGAGCTCTCGGTGGATCGCCCTTCAGCCCGCTCGGCCTCGCGTTCCCTCCCGCAG TGCGCGGCAACACGACGTGTAACATCTGCTACAAGACATTCGCCTGCAACTCCGCGCTCGAGATCCATTACCGCAGCCACACCAAAGAGCGACCCTTTAAGTGCACCGTCTGCGACCGAGGATTCTCCACAAAG AGCAGTGGCGGCGGTTGCCAGTGCGGACGGCGCGCGCGCCTCCCCCGCCCACCGCACGCCACTGCTTTGGACCTCTGGAACGCCTTCGTCTACCCG GGCAACATGAAGCAACACATGCTGACGCACAAAATTCGGGACATGCCACCCGGCTTCGACAAAGGCGGCAACGGACCCGCGGGACTTAATGAGGACACTCGGGACCCCAGTCCGGACAGACGCTCGTCGCCCGACAAGATGGACCTCAAGAGATCCCCGCCCGCGCACCCGCCACCGCCCATGACGCACGCTCCGCCCATCGACATGCCTCCGCTGCCCAAACGGCCTACGG TATCGAGCACGCCAACACACCCGCCGTCATCCGCTTCGTCGAAACACCTGTGTGGCGTGTGCCGCAAGAACTTCTCGTCGTCGTCCGCGCTACAGATACATATGCGTACGCACACCGGCGATAAGCCCTTCCGCTGCGCCGTCTGCCAGAAGGCCTTCACAACCAAAGGAAATCTTAAG GTGCACATGGGAACGCACATGTGGAGCGGCGGAGCGTCGCGGCGCGGCCGGCGTATGTCGCTGGAGCTGCCGCCGCGCCCGCTGGCTGAGCCGCACGACCTGCTTCGCCGTCCCGACCTCTTCTACCCTTACCTGCACGCGCCCTTCCTTAACGGCATGCAGCAGAAG CTGAACGAGATATCAGTGATCCAGCAGAGCGCAGGGCAGAACGGCGTCGCCGGCAAGTTCCCCGGGTTGCTCGGGTTCGGCGCATTTGGCGGCGGGCGGCCCGGCGCCGCATCCCCGCTCGAGAGGCCGCCCTCGCTGGAAGGCGGCGACGAGCGGCAGGCGGCTATGCGCGAGTTGGCGGAGCGCGGCCGCGAGCTCGCCGAGCGCAGTCGGCAAATGCGCGACGACAGCGACCACTACCGCTCGCCGGGTGCGCATGCGCCGCTGCAGCCGCCCACCGCGCAGCCCTCGCCGCCCGCGCCGCATcacccgcacccgcacccACTCGCCTCCTTGCCGCCGCCCGCGCGTACTGAAGGACTCACCGTATAA